From Neobacillus sp. PS2-9, the proteins below share one genomic window:
- a CDS encoding ABC transporter ATP-binding protein translates to MSFLTIQDVQHIYFTKANATTALSDISLTVEEGEFISLLGPSGCGKTTLLSIISSLLKPTQGTILLEGQPVSTAKNEIGYMLQQDYLFPWKTIEENILIGLILSNQLNKQTRASTLDLLEQIGLSGVEKQLPKQLSGGMRQRVALVRTLATQPKLLMLDEPFSALDYQTKLKLEDLVSRTLKTFGKTAILVTHDIGEAIAMSDRVYLLSPSPGRIYKTFEMPEELKRLSPFEARNHELYPDIFQMIWKELESLEPEQE, encoded by the coding sequence ATGAGTTTTTTAACCATTCAAGATGTCCAGCACATATATTTTACCAAAGCTAATGCCACCACGGCCCTCTCCGATATTTCACTAACAGTTGAGGAAGGAGAATTTATCTCCCTCCTCGGCCCTAGTGGCTGTGGAAAAACCACCTTGCTATCGATCATATCCAGTTTACTTAAACCGACACAAGGAACGATATTGTTAGAGGGTCAACCCGTTTCAACCGCTAAAAATGAAATTGGCTACATGCTTCAGCAGGATTATTTGTTCCCTTGGAAAACGATTGAGGAAAATATCTTGATCGGGCTGATATTATCCAATCAGTTAAATAAACAAACGAGAGCAAGTACCTTAGACTTACTTGAGCAAATTGGCTTAAGTGGAGTGGAGAAGCAACTCCCTAAGCAATTATCTGGCGGCATGCGACAGAGGGTCGCCCTTGTTCGGACACTAGCGACACAACCAAAACTGCTTATGCTTGATGAACCTTTTTCTGCACTTGATTATCAAACAAAGCTTAAACTTGAGGACCTGGTTTCACGAACATTAAAAACCTTTGGTAAAACAGCCATTCTTGTTACCCATGATATTGGCGAAGCCATTGCGATGAGTGATCGTGTCTATTTGCTCTCACCAAGTCCTGGAAGGATTTACAAGACGTTTGAAATGCCTGAGGAGTTAAAAAGGCTGTCACCCTTTGAAGCAAGGAATCATGAATTGTATCCAGATATCTTTCAAATGATATGGAAGGAGTTGGAATCTCTTGAACCAGAACAAGAATAA
- a CDS encoding ABC transporter substrate-binding protein, translating into MKKWIRFSFSFLLIGILMISLAACNNDSTNEPKKLEKVRIAEVTRSIFYAPQYVALSKGFFKEEGLDVTLATTAGGDKTMTALLSGGADIALVGSETSIYVYAQGANDPVINFAQLTQTDGTFLVSRDKIDNFSWDLLKGKTFLGQRKGGMPQMVGEFVLKKHGIDPQKDLNLIQNIDFANIANAFASGTGEFVQLFEPTASIFEKEGKGHIVASFGKESGHVPYTTFMTKESYLKEHKSTVEKFTRAIYKAQQWVESHSAEEIAKAVEPYFPDTDFEIMKTVVDRYKSQGSFATDPILDEEEWNNLQNIMNEAGELPKEVDHKTLVNTEIASKVIKK; encoded by the coding sequence ATGAAAAAATGGATAAGATTCAGTTTCTCCTTTCTTCTTATCGGTATACTTATGATTTCATTAGCCGCTTGTAATAATGATTCCACGAATGAACCAAAGAAACTAGAAAAGGTTCGTATTGCAGAAGTGACACGTTCCATTTTCTATGCCCCTCAATATGTTGCCCTATCTAAAGGATTTTTTAAAGAGGAAGGCTTGGACGTCACACTGGCAACGACAGCTGGCGGTGACAAGACGATGACGGCCTTACTTTCTGGAGGGGCAGATATTGCACTAGTCGGCTCGGAAACATCCATTTATGTCTACGCTCAAGGGGCTAATGACCCAGTAATCAATTTTGCCCAACTCACCCAGACAGATGGCACTTTCCTTGTTTCAAGAGACAAAATTGACAATTTCTCTTGGGATTTACTAAAAGGAAAAACCTTTTTAGGTCAGCGCAAAGGCGGTATGCCTCAAATGGTTGGTGAGTTCGTTCTTAAGAAACATGGAATCGATCCACAAAAGGATTTAAATCTCATCCAAAACATCGATTTTGCCAATATTGCGAATGCTTTTGCCTCTGGCACAGGTGAGTTCGTTCAGCTATTTGAACCAACAGCGAGCATTTTTGAAAAAGAGGGTAAAGGTCACATTGTTGCTTCCTTCGGTAAAGAATCCGGCCATGTCCCTTATACAACATTCATGACCAAGGAAAGCTACTTGAAAGAACATAAGAGTACGGTTGAAAAATTCACGAGAGCCATTTATAAAGCCCAGCAATGGGTAGAATCCCACAGTGCCGAAGAAATTGCTAAGGCCGTAGAACCATACTTCCCTGACACAGATTTTGAGATTATGAAAACCGTTGTTGACCGTTATAAAAGCCAAGGCTCCTTTGCCACAGATCCTATCCTAGACGAAGAAGAATGGAATAATCTCCAAAACATTATGAACGAAGCTGGCGAGCTTCCAAAAGAGGTGGATCATAAAACCCTAGTGAATACGGAAATCGCTTCAAAAGTAATCAAAAAATAA
- a CDS encoding DUF2584 domain-containing protein: protein MGMPLELNTMIVTKGREKRVEENLFVMEKEGYRLYPIDIPIDVRKTMDSDSSGTAIIKKVEWQQGNTTITYQLVSLNSTN from the coding sequence ATGGGTATGCCCCTTGAGTTAAATACGATGATTGTAACAAAAGGTAGAGAGAAAAGGGTGGAGGAAAATCTTTTTGTAATGGAAAAAGAAGGCTACAGACTCTATCCGATTGACATTCCCATTGATGTGAGAAAAACGATGGACAGCGATTCAAGCGGGACAGCTATAATCAAGAAAGTGGAGTGGCAGCAAGGCAATACCACTATTACATATCAATTAGTTTCCTTAAACTCTACGAATTAA
- a CDS encoding prolyl oligopeptidase family serine peptidase produces the protein MNNDNNGKILESYRFPSPNPKVELRVITYLSGGLRVKGMLAEPVEEGVYDGLLYLRGGIKNVGKVRPARIAQFAAEGFIVFAPYYRGNQGGEGNEDFAGEDREDAFSAFSLLKSLPRVRQIHIFGFSRGGVMALLTGINFPEAASVVTWGGVSDMSLTYMERLDLRKMMKRVIGGTPEKYPARYQERTPLYQLEQLTAPVLIIHGVNDHNVTVEHSYRLERRLRGLNKAVECWYFDEFTHYFPPAVNRKVVEDATKWMKRQGKR, from the coding sequence ATGAACAATGACAATAATGGAAAAATACTTGAGAGCTATCGCTTTCCATCTCCAAATCCAAAAGTGGAATTAAGGGTGATTACCTACCTATCTGGTGGTTTACGCGTAAAAGGGATGCTGGCTGAGCCGGTTGAAGAAGGAGTATATGATGGACTGCTTTATTTACGTGGAGGAATAAAAAATGTGGGAAAAGTAAGGCCAGCCCGAATTGCTCAGTTTGCGGCTGAGGGTTTTATCGTTTTTGCTCCTTATTATCGTGGCAATCAAGGTGGCGAAGGGAATGAAGATTTTGCAGGGGAAGACCGGGAAGACGCTTTTTCTGCTTTTTCACTGTTAAAATCACTACCTAGAGTCCGTCAAATCCATATTTTTGGTTTTTCGCGCGGCGGTGTTATGGCCCTTCTGACAGGCATAAATTTTCCAGAGGCAGCATCTGTAGTCACCTGGGGTGGGGTCAGTGATATGTCATTAACCTATATGGAGCGCCTTGATTTACGAAAAATGATGAAACGGGTTATTGGTGGGACGCCTGAAAAATATCCTGCACGTTATCAGGAAAGGACTCCACTTTACCAATTGGAACAACTTACGGCCCCAGTACTGATCATTCACGGTGTGAACGATCACAACGTCACCGTTGAGCACTCCTATCGATTAGAGAGGCGGCTTAGGGGCTTAAACAAAGCAGTCGAATGTTGGTATTTTGATGAGTTTACACACTATTTTCCACCTGCAGTAAATAGAAAAGTCGTGGAAGATGCCACAAAGTGGATGAAAAGGCAAGGCAAAAGATGA
- a CDS encoding RNA polymerase sigma factor has protein sequence MERTHQIEKWFIDYEKDVTNYLVYYTGTTDVEDLVQETFLRAIRAINRFKNESSPKTWLISIARNTAIDFYRKKSGWNRLKQLINLEAPELREQGAEEKVVKKMEYTHLYEAINALKPNYRDVILLRGISELSSQEAGQVLGWSENKVNVTFYRAVKKLNDRLKEGEQFESIIG, from the coding sequence TTGGAACGGACCCATCAAATAGAGAAATGGTTCATCGACTACGAAAAGGATGTCACAAATTATCTCGTATATTATACGGGTACCACCGATGTAGAGGACTTGGTCCAAGAGACATTCTTGCGGGCGATTAGAGCTATAAACCGTTTTAAAAATGAATCCAGCCCCAAAACATGGCTGATCTCCATAGCGCGCAATACTGCTATTGATTTTTACCGAAAGAAATCGGGCTGGAACAGATTGAAACAATTGATAAATCTCGAAGCACCCGAACTTCGGGAACAAGGGGCTGAAGAGAAAGTAGTTAAAAAAATGGAATATACCCATTTATATGAGGCAATTAATGCTCTAAAACCCAACTATCGAGATGTCATCCTACTTAGAGGCATTAGTGAGTTGTCTTCACAGGAAGCGGGTCAGGTTCTTGGGTGGTCAGAAAATAAAGTGAACGTGACTTTTTACCGAGCTGTCAAAAAACTAAATGATCGACTTAAGGAGGGGGAGCAGTTTGAGTCAATTATCGGATAA